ACATGTTTTTTTGTCACGCACTGTGGTACGTCTGAGTTTCTTTTAATCCTTTCAAGGATAAATGAACTGTTTCTTCCAGAGCTCGGTTTCACTAATGCGGAAGCCCGTTTTGAGACGATCCGATATAGGAAGATTACCCGCAGACTGAAGTTCATTTTGCAGCGAATAAGACCACTCAGAACGTCTGATATCCCCAGCTAACAGCAGTCGTCGGCTACCAAGCCATTTATCTTCTACCACAATGCGCAATAGAAGCTGATCCACATTCGAAGTTTCTTGAATAGCAAAGGAAATGGCCTGAGCCATATTTTGATAGAGTTCCTCAGGTTCATGATCGTTCCCACTCACTTTAAGATCCAGTGACAGAACATGATCTTCCCAGCCTACGCTATCTATGGATAAGGTCAACGGAAGGACGCCCAGAACATCAACAAGATTGTCATTGTCAAGCACTGTGTTATGGCTGCCCGTTAAAGTCTCCACGGCCCCATTTCTCTGCTGTACAGATGAGTCTAAGTCTGCAAGTTTCGGCAAAATAACAGCAGAGGTTGCGGTCAAGAGTAATACGGCTCCGATCAACCAGGCTTTGTTCATGGACACACCCCCTTATCCATAGTACCCACTTTTTTTGTGGATGCGATCATTCACCCTTACTATATTTTGAAAAAAAGCAGGCTATGCCTGCTTTTCAGCTTTCACTTTCCAATTGTCCGTGTTTCGTAAATATTTCAGCCTTACCGCGGATCTTCATAGCTGAGGTATGATCGGTAAATTGTGCAATCAACACCTCACCCTTATCTAGCTTCTCTGTATGATGAAAGCGTGTATCCGTACCTCTGGTTAGACCAATGACTTGAACTCCATTCTCTTTGGCCTTAACCACAATATAGTCGCTACCTGTCGGAAGCGGATTCTCGCTCGTATTTTTATCCGTCATCGCTGATCCTCCTCTAAACCTAATGTACAGCCCATGCTATTCCAAAAAACAAATGCCGCCTTGGAGGGCGGCATAGTTGTTACTTAAAAAGACTATGGGATTGATATGTAGAAATCTTTATTTGATTCCGTCTTTCAGCGCCTTACCGGGTTTGAATGCCGGTACCTTGCTTGCAGGAATTTCGATTTCTTCACCAGTTTGTGGGTTACGGCCTTTACGTGCGGAACGTTCGCGCACTTCAAAGTTTCCGAATCCAACCAGTTGTACTTTGTCACCGCTTTGCAGCGCTTCTGTAATTGCTTCGAAAACCGCATCTACAGCTTTAGTAGCATCCTTCTTGGGAAGTTCAGTTGCTTCTGTAACTACATTGATCAAATCAGATTTATTCATGTTTTCTCACCTCCCTGGGTAAATTTCCGGTATCATACACTGTTTCCGTTTAAACGTAAAATATACGTGATAATCCCGTTTATTGCTGAACACTGGCGCCCATAGACCTTAAAGCGCAACAAACTTATAGTAATACAGCCCATCCATAAATTCAAGCTGTTAGACAAAAAAGGAGCAGAAATTATCATCTATACTTGCATAATCATCTAATTCCCCTCTAATTTGTTAGACCTATTAGTCCAGTATAACTCTTTCATTTCAGAAGAAAAATTGAGTCAGATTCACCGTTATTATAGGAAATAAGAATCAAGTTTCATTATTTTTGCACATAAAAAGAGTGGGATCTCTCCCACTCTTCGAATCCACTTAAATTTAGCTTAGAGAATTATTGCAATAAGTCCGCCTGAGCCTTCATTGATGATGCGACCAAGCGTTTCTTGCAATTTGTAGCGGGCATTATCCGGCATCATCGCTATCTTGCCTTGAATACCTTCCCTCACAATGGAATGCAAGGAGCGCCCAAAAATATCGGATTCCCAAATCTTGATAGGGTCATTCTCGAAGTCCTGCATCAGATAACGAACCAATTCTTCACTTTGCTTCTCCGTACCAATGATTGGCGAGAATTCAGATTCAACATCAACACGAATCATATGAATAGATGGTGCGGTAGCCTTTAAGCGAACCCCGAAGCGAGAGCCTTGACGAATCAGTTCTGGTTCATCTAGAGCCATTTCGGCTAACGAAGGTGCCGCAATACCATAACCGGTTGTCTTGACCATTTCTAAAGCTTCCGAGAAACGGTCGTACTCCCTTTTCGCATGTGAGAATTCCTGCATCAGCTGGAGCAAATGATCCTTGCCGCGGATCTCAACCCCCACTACCTCCATCAGAACCTGATCATACAGCTCTTCTGGGGCATACAGATCGATCTCTGCTACTCCCTGACCCATGTTCATACCACTTAGGCCAGCTTTATCGATAAAATCATACTCTGTGAACTGGGATACGAGTCGGTCAACATCCCGTAAGCGGCGAATGTCTTTTACCGTATCGCGAACGGAGTTCTCATAACTACTACGCAACCAGTGATTCTCTCCAAGCACCATGACCCAGCTTGGCAAGTTCACATTCACTTCATGTACAGGGAATTCGTACAATACCTCACGTAGTACACCAGTAACATCTTCTTCAGTCATGCTTGCCGCGCTAAGCGTCATAACAGGGATATCGTATTTGACGGCTAGCTCGTTGCGGAGCTGCTGCGCTTCCTCACTGCGTGGCCGAGTGGAGTTAATGACCAACACAAATGGCTTACCCACTTCCTTCAGCTCCGCAATGACACGCTCTTCAGAGTCCACGTACGAGTTCCGCGGAATTTCTGCAATCGTACCATCTGTTGTTACCACAACACCAAGCGTTGAATGCTCCTGGATGACCTTACGTGTTCCGATCTCTGCCGCTTCCTGAAAAGGGATTGGCTCCTCAAACCAAGGTGTAGAGATCATTCGTGGTCCATTCTCATCCTCGTAGCCTTTAGCACCTTCTACAGCGTAACCCACACAGTCTACCAGTCGAACATTAACCTCAAGCCCTTCCGCAACCTTGATTTGGACTGCGTTGTTAGGCACGAACTTAGGTTCAGTGGTCATAATTGTTTTGCCTGCTGCGCTTTGCGGAAGCTCATCCACAGCTCTTACCCGATCTGCCTCATTCGTGATGTTAGGCAGGACAATTGTTTCCATGAAGCGTTTAATAAATGTCGATTTCCCCGTGCGAACCGCGCCGACGACGCCAAGATAAATGTCTCCGCCGGTACGCTCGGCAATGTCCTTGAAAATATCCACTTTTTCCAAAAGAGATCCCCTCCTCATATTACTCCGAAGAAAAAATGCCTGAAGAGCATCGACTTCGCGTTCCGCCGGTAATCTGACCCTTGCAGGACATCAACCGGACTTATCGTATGCCCGCCCGAAGCCTAGCTGCTTTCGACCGGGACGTACTTGCCCCGCGCTAAACTCCGAATGCTCGGACATGCATTTGGACTAGTATCATCATATGTATCCGGAACGAATTTATGACCCGTATTCGCGCATTTTGCAATGTAATTTCTAAAAATTAAGTGTGCGCGCCGCAAGGCGTCTGACGCCCGGAAGCTTTCTCATCCATCATATGAAGTAGGATTCATTGATAGAACATGATATAAACAAAAAAGAACTGCCCGAATCGGTTTGAAACCGATGTTTGGGGCAGTCCTTCTTTTGTATGACCACTTCTTTATGTACTCTTAACTAGGAGGCTGCGGAACCGGCTGATTGTTAATCCATAGATACGGCAAAGACTTCACGGGCACGTAATAGGAAGCTTCCTCCAGATCCAGTCGCAAATCCTTTTTCTCGTCATGTTCTCCACCATTCTTATCGATGGCAGCTATAATATCAAAGACATAATCTACGTAGACAGTTCCAGCCTTATCCATGATGAAATCAAGAATCTGACCGGAATAGACGCTAGTTAATGTTATAGAGCTAGTTCCCGCCTTCTTATGATCAATGGTGTACAGTCCAGGGTATAACTCATCAAGCACCGGCAGAGAGCCGTCATGAGCTGATTTATAACGGTTGATCTGACGCTGCACATCATTCACCTTTTGAACTGTAACAAGGTCCATTACCTTAACAACTGGATCACTTTCCTCATTCAAAATAAGAAAATAAGCACTTCCCCCCTGTTCAAAAGCCGTAGCAGGAATATCATCCAAATATCCCTTATTGTTCAGCTTGCCCAGGTCTATACGGAACTTCTCATATCTTGGAGTAGTTTCATCCGCATTAAGAATCGGCAGCACACCTTCCTCCTGTTGATAATCATCAACGGCTGCTTGTATCCTCTTAACACTTTCTCGATAATTAACACTAGCCCGCTTCTCTTCTCCAGGATACAGACAACCCGAAAGAGTAAGAGCGATCGACACCACTACCAGACAAAGTCTTGCTCCTGCCTTCAGTTTCTTCTTTCTTCTAAAAAACTCCAACCGAGTCCCTCCCACGGTGACAATCTTACTCTACCACAGCTCATCTTCTTCCCCACGCCGCGCAGCTTCAAGCTTACGGCGTACAGCAGCCTTAAGTGGATCTTCAGGTACCTGAACGGTCACATCGCTCCATACGGCAGCCTGACAGGCCAGACGCATTCCTTCTTCTAACGCAGTTCCAAGCTTACGCCGTTCTATATCCCCTGGAGGTCTCACCGCTGTGGCTTCTTCATTCGCAATTTTAACCTTGCACATCAGACAGCCTGCTTTGCCTCCACAGCGAGTGGTTATCGTCACTCCGGCTTTACGAGCTGCCTCCAGTAACGAGATACCGCGATTCACCACAGCTTTACGACCTTCAGGTTGAAACATAACGGTGACTCCATTTTGCGATTTCATGATGTTACTTCCTTCCTTAATGCTGTGTAACTGCTTACATAATCGAAACAACTCCGCCCAATAGGCCAACTAACATGATGACAAACGCTAGGATAGATAGCAGTGCTTTAAGCAGTCCCTTTGTTTTGCTCCGGGCAAAAGTTATTAGAAAAACAGACAGTCCCATAACTAGCATCGCAATCAGGGATAACCACATTTTTGTCATCGGATCCAAGGTCAAAGCCCCCATTCGCCTGTAATATATTAGGGACTATTATATCATGGCCTTATCCTATTCTGTAAAAAAACATCATTTTTTATATATTATTATTTAGATAATTCGGCTTAGTAAGAGTTTTCCAATAAAATAAAAAAAAGAGCAAAAGATAACGGAATCTATATGGATTCCGATTCTTTTGCTCACCCAACTTAAAGCTATTTTTTAAGCATCATTTTCATTAAAGACTCCATTGTGCTGGAACCTGCGCCGCCTTTTTTGACGGCATTGATAATCTCCTGCACAGTAGCTTCACTGACTGGCACTTTCGCCATTGATGACACCTGCTTAATTAACTGGCGGAGCTGGGCTTCATTCTGCGTAGTTCCTGGCTTGACCGTACTGGCTAGCTTTTTGACGGCACTTTCCGTAATGTTCTTGCCCGCCTTTTTGTTAATGGCGTTCAATGCATCCTTGGAAAAATCTCTGCTCACTTTTCATCCCTCCTCCGTCAATCCCCAATACAACATATGAGAATTTGCGGAAAAAGGTGAACAGGATCAGGAATGCCACTGCTCCCAAGTTTCCTGAGAGATTGACTCAAGCTCAGGTTTACGATCGCGACCCATCAAGGCTTCAACTGCACTGCGTGGGCTTCGACCTTGAAAGAGCACATGATAAATTTGATCCGTAATGGGCATCTGGACACCAAGCTTGAGGGAAATAGCATAAGCTGCTTCCGTTGTACGTATGCCTTCGACAACCATTCCCATCGACTCCAGCACCTCATCCAGTGGTTTCCCTTGCCCGAGCATGAAGCCTGCGCGCCAGTTACGGCTGTGCTGGCTTGTAGCAGTCACTACAAGATCACCAATTCCTGCAAGCCCTGCAAAGGTCAAAGGATTCGCTCCGAGCTCGACACCCACCCGAGAAATCTCGGCCAGTCCACGTGTCAGAAGCGCAGCCTTAGCGTTATCCCCAAATCCAAGACCATCGGATAGACCTGCACCGAGTGCAATAATATTCTTTAGTGCACCAGCAAGCTCTACCCCTACCTGATCGCGGTTCGTATATACACGAAAATCGTTGTTAATGAACAATTCCTGTGCTTCAGCGGTACGCTTATCATCAGGTGAAGCCACAACAACTGTAGTAGGACACAAGCGCACTACTTCCTCTGCATGACTCGGTCCGGAGAGAACGACAATCTGCCCTTCGTCACAGCCGAGTTCCTCAGCAATTACAATTGACATCCGCTTCTTGCTTTCAGTCTCAAAGCCCTTCGTAGCATGAACGCAAAGCATATCATCCTTCCAGAACGGCTTCAGACTGCGAGCAACCTGCCGCATACCTGAAGACGGGGCCACAATAACAACCGCTTTAGAACCGGAAACTGCGGTCTCCATATCGGTGGTTGCAATTATGTTTACGGGGAGGGATATCCCGGGCAAATACTTATTATTCATATGAAAGCCATTGATCTCGGCAGCTTGATCAGAGTTACGTGTCCACAGATAAACTTCCGAGTGGTTAGCAGCTAGCACACTTGCCAGCGCAGTTCCCCAGCTCCCCGCTACTAGTACGGTAACTTTATCAGACAACACGATTCCCTCCTTTAACTTTAGAGCCGATCTTGTTCTCACGGCCCTCTAGAATCTTCACTATATTCGTCCGGTGCCGCCAGAAGGCAAAGACCGCGATGATAATACTGGTCCAAAGCACAGGCTGTGTAAATCCTGTCAACAATAGAAACACTGGTGTCAGCGCAACAAAAATTAACGAGCCAAGTGACACGTAACGAGTGATAAAGATAGATCCTATGGCGATGATACCGGCGAGCAGCGCTGGCCATAAACACAGTGTGGCCATAACGCCGATCGTAGTAGCGATGCCTTTTCCCCCACGGAAACGAAAGTAGAGTGGCCAATTATGTCCGACAATGGCAGCGATTCCGCAAAGAGCAGGAACCCAGGTTCCCCAGCCACCTACCCAAGTTCCTAACCAAACTGCGGTAACACCCTTCAGTACATCCAGCACTAGCACTAATATCGCAGGACCTTTCCCCAGTACACGCAGTGTATTGGTAGCCCCCGCATTGCCGCTTCCGTATTGACGGATATCAATTCCCTTTAGTAGCTTGGCGAACAGCACACTAAAGCTGACAGAACCAAGCAAATAGCTTACAACGATAACCAGAAGTTCAAGCGCCACACTTCTTCTCCCCTAACCTTCGTTTTCGGATTTGCGCCGTGTAAAGAGACGGATTGGCGTTCCCTCGAAATTAAACGCCGCGCGGATTTTATTCTCCAGGTAACGTTCATAGGAGAAGTGCATCAGCGATGGATCATTCACGAACACCACGATCGTCGGAGGCTTCACCGCAACCTGCGTTACGTAGTTAATACGTAAGCGACGGCCTTTGTCAGTAGGAGGAGGGTTAATCGCAATAGCATCAGATACAACATCGTTCACCAGATGCGTAGTAATGCGTAGTGCGTGCTGTTGTGATACATGCTGTACCACAGGCAGCAGTTTTTGCAGGCGCTGTTTGGTTAAAGCCGACAAAAAGACAACCGGTGCGTAACTCATAAATAAGAAATGGTCACGAATCTTAGTCTCGAAGTTCTGCATAGTCTTGTCGTCCTTCTCAATGGCATCCCATTTGTTCACAACAAAAATAGATGCCTTACCTGCTTCATGTGCATAACCAGCAATATGCTTGTCCTGATCGATGATGCCCTCTTCGCCGTTAATTACAACGAGAACCACATCAGCCCGTTCAATAGCACGCATAGCACGCATAACACTGTATTTCTCAATGTTCTCATAAACCTTACCTTTTTTGCGCATACCTGCAGTATCGATAAGCACATAACGTTGTCCATCGCGTTCAAAAGGCGTATCAATAGCATCTCGAGTAGTACCTGCAATATCACTAACGATAACGCGTTCTTCACCCAGAATCGCGTTAACCAGAGAGGATTTACCTACATTCGGACGGCCAATCAAAGCTACACGAATAACATCGTCATCGTATTCGTCATCTATTTTCTCTGGCAGACGTTCTACTACAGCGTCCAGCAAATCGCCGAGCCCAGTACCATGACTACCGGAAATTCCGATCGGATCTCCAAAGCCCAGGCTATAGAACTCATAAATATCATCCGCACGCTTCATGTTATCCACTTTATTGATGGCAAGAACGATCGGTTTACCTGAACGGAACAGAATCTGAGCTACCTCTTCATCTGAATTCGTCACTCCACTCTTCGCTTCACACATAAATACAATAACATCCGCTTCTTCAATCGCTAGTTCCGCCTGAACGCGGATTGATTTCAGAATCGTGTCATCACCATCAATTTCAATACCTCCGGTATCAATCACACTGAACGACTTACCGTTCCAATCTGAAATACCATAAATCCGGTCACGTGTAATCCCCGGCTTATCTTCTACAATGGCCAATCTATCGCCAATCAGCCGATTAAAAATCGTCGATTTCCCGACGTTAGGCCTCCCAACGATTGCCACAACGGGTCTTGCCATATTCATTCCTCCTGTCATCCTTACGATACTCATCATAGCAAAAAACATTAAAATTGGCTAACACTCAAGTTAACTCCGATAAATCTTTCTGTTGCCGGAAAAAGAGAATCGGCGAACCCCCGTATCGAGGGCTCGCCGATTACTTTACCCGTATATTCAAAAGCAGGATTAGTTATTACCTTTGAATTTGTCCAACTTGTCACCAAAACGTTCAGCAAGCGTGAAGCTAAGGCCTTCGTTGCTAAGGGAAACGTTAGGGTTGTTCAATACTTCTTTAGGAGCTCTGTCTCTGCTGTTGCTGCGTTCAGGTCTAGCAGTAGGTGCTGGAGCTTCTTCTGTTTCTTTGATGCTCAGGCTAACACGTTTCTCGGATGGATTGAAGTCCAGTACTTTCACTTGAACTTCTTGTCCTTCTTTCAATACTTCGTGTGGAGTAGCAATGTGTTTGTGGGAGATTTGCGAAATGTGCACAAGACCTTCCACACCTGGAAGCAATTCAACGAATGCTCCGAAGTTCACAAGACGTTTTACAACGCCTGTTACAACATCACCGATGTTGATTTCGCCGGCAGCAGAGTCCCAAGGACCTGGAGCAGCAGCTTTGATGCTCAGGCTGATTTTTCCTTTTTCAGGATCAACCTTAAGTACTTTAACACGTACTTTATCACCTTCGGATACTACATCAGAAGGTTTCTCTACGTGATTCCAAGCGATTTCGGATACGTGTACAAGACCGTCAACTCCGCCAACATCAACAAATGCGCCGAATTGAGTCAGACGTTGTACTGTACCTTCGATGATTTGGCCTTCAGACAGCTCAGCCATGATTTTGAGCTTGTTAGCTTCGAATTCTTCTTCAAGAACTTCTTTAGCAGACAAGATTACTTTGCTGTTCTCACGGTCAAGTTCTTTCACTTTAACGCGCAGGGTACGGCCTTTGTAATCGTTGAAATCTTCAACGAAGTGACGCTCAACCATGGAAGCTGGGATAAATCCACGAGCTCCAACATCAGCTACTAGACCGCCTTTAACAACGTCAGCCACAGTAACTTCGAAAGCTTCTTGGGAAGCAAAGTACTTCTCAAGATCTTCCCATGATTTTTCGCTATCAACAGCACGTTTGGAAAGAACAAGGCTTTCCTTGTTGTCGTTAATGCTAACAACTTTACATTCTACTTCTTGTCCAACTTCTACCGCAGCAGCGGCGTTGTCCAGTTGTACTGCGGACAATTCGCGAATCGGAATCACACCGTCGTATTTATATCCAATGCTTACATAAGCTTGGTTATCTTCGATTTTGACGATTGTTCCTTTCACGGTATCGCCTTTTTTCAAAGAAATGATTTCCAAGTCAGCTTGGTTAGTCACTTCTTCTTCGTTAACGGCAGCAACTTCTTCTACAGCTCCGTTATTTTCTGTCACAGCGGATTCCACCGCTTCTACGGTTTCATTATTCTCCGTAGCTTCCTGATTTTTAATTTCTTCAGACATGT
The window above is part of the Paenibacillus sp. FSL K6-0276 genome. Proteins encoded here:
- the der gene encoding ribosome biogenesis GTPase Der, whose protein sequence is MARPVVAIVGRPNVGKSTIFNRLIGDRLAIVEDKPGITRDRIYGISDWNGKSFSVIDTGGIEIDGDDTILKSIRVQAELAIEEADVIVFMCEAKSGVTNSDEEVAQILFRSGKPIVLAINKVDNMKRADDIYEFYSLGFGDPIGISGSHGTGLGDLLDAVVERLPEKIDDEYDDDVIRVALIGRPNVGKSSLVNAILGEERVIVSDIAGTTRDAIDTPFERDGQRYVLIDTAGMRKKGKVYENIEKYSVMRAMRAIERADVVLVVINGEEGIIDQDKHIAGYAHEAGKASIFVVNKWDAIEKDDKTMQNFETKIRDHFLFMSYAPVVFLSALTKQRLQKLLPVVQHVSQQHALRITTHLVNDVVSDAIAINPPPTDKGRRLRINYVTQVAVKPPTIVVFVNDPSLMHFSYERYLENKIRAAFNFEGTPIRLFTRRKSENEG
- the mtrB gene encoding trp RNA-binding attenuation protein MtrB, producing MTDKNTSENPLPTGSDYIVVKAKENGVQVIGLTRGTDTRFHHTEKLDKGEVLIAQFTDHTSAMKIRGKAEIFTKHGQLESES
- a CDS encoding DUF2768 family protein, with the translated sequence MDPMTKMWLSLIAMLVMGLSVFLITFARSKTKGLLKALLSILAFVIMLVGLLGGVVSIM
- the spoIVA gene encoding stage IV sporulation protein A — translated: MEKVDIFKDIAERTGGDIYLGVVGAVRTGKSTFIKRFMETIVLPNITNEADRVRAVDELPQSAAGKTIMTTEPKFVPNNAVQIKVAEGLEVNVRLVDCVGYAVEGAKGYEDENGPRMISTPWFEEPIPFQEAAEIGTRKVIQEHSTLGVVVTTDGTIAEIPRNSYVDSEERVIAELKEVGKPFVLVINSTRPRSEEAQQLRNELAVKYDIPVMTLSAASMTEEDVTGVLREVLYEFPVHEVNVNLPSWVMVLGENHWLRSSYENSVRDTVKDIRRLRDVDRLVSQFTEYDFIDKAGLSGMNMGQGVAEIDLYAPEELYDQVLMEVVGVEIRGKDHLLQLMQEFSHAKREYDRFSEALEMVKTTGYGIAAPSLAEMALDEPELIRQGSRFGVRLKATAPSIHMIRVDVESEFSPIIGTEKQSEELVRYLMQDFENDPIKIWESDIFGRSLHSIVREGIQGKIAMMPDNARYKLQETLGRIINEGSGGLIAIIL
- a CDS encoding stage VI sporulation protein F, with amino-acid sequence MSRDFSKDALNAINKKAGKNITESAVKKLASTVKPGTTQNEAQLRQLIKQVSSMAKVPVSEATVQEIINAVKKGGAGSSTMESLMKMMLKK
- a CDS encoding HU family DNA-binding protein produces the protein MNKSDLINVVTEATELPKKDATKAVDAVFEAITEALQSGDKVQLVGFGNFEVRERSARKGRNPQTGEEIEIPASKVPAFKPGKALKDGIK
- a CDS encoding NAD(P)H-dependent glycerol-3-phosphate dehydrogenase, which gives rise to MSDKVTVLVAGSWGTALASVLAANHSEVYLWTRNSDQAAEINGFHMNNKYLPGISLPVNIIATTDMETAVSGSKAVVIVAPSSGMRQVARSLKPFWKDDMLCVHATKGFETESKKRMSIVIAEELGCDEGQIVVLSGPSHAEEVVRLCPTTVVVASPDDKRTAEAQELFINNDFRVYTNRDQVGVELAGALKNIIALGAGLSDGLGFGDNAKAALLTRGLAEISRVGVELGANPLTFAGLAGIGDLVVTATSQHSRNWRAGFMLGQGKPLDEVLESMGMVVEGIRTTEAAYAISLKLGVQMPITDQIYHVLFQGRSPRSAVEALMGRDRKPELESISQETWEQWHS
- a CDS encoding 2Fe-2S iron-sulfur cluster-binding protein → MKSQNGVTVMFQPEGRKAVVNRGISLLEAARKAGVTITTRCGGKAGCLMCKVKIANEEATAVRPPGDIERRKLGTALEEGMRLACQAAVWSDVTVQVPEDPLKAAVRRKLEAARRGEEDELW
- the plsY gene encoding glycerol-3-phosphate 1-O-acyltransferase PlsY, which encodes MALELLVIVVSYLLGSVSFSVLFAKLLKGIDIRQYGSGNAGATNTLRVLGKGPAILVLVLDVLKGVTAVWLGTWVGGWGTWVPALCGIAAIVGHNWPLYFRFRGGKGIATTIGVMATLCLWPALLAGIIAIGSIFITRYVSLGSLIFVALTPVFLLLTGFTQPVLWTSIIIAVFAFWRHRTNIVKILEGRENKIGSKVKGGNRVV
- the rpsA gene encoding 30S ribosomal protein S1: MSEEIKNQEATENNETVEAVESAVTENNGAVEEVAAVNEEEVTNQADLEIISLKKGDTVKGTIVKIEDNQAYVSIGYKYDGVIPIRELSAVQLDNAAAAVEVGQEVECKVVSINDNKESLVLSKRAVDSEKSWEDLEKYFASQEAFEVTVADVVKGGLVADVGARGFIPASMVERHFVEDFNDYKGRTLRVKVKELDRENSKVILSAKEVLEEEFEANKLKIMAELSEGQIIEGTVQRLTQFGAFVDVGGVDGLVHVSEIAWNHVEKPSDVVSEGDKVRVKVLKVDPEKGKISLSIKAAAPGPWDSAAGEINIGDVVTGVVKRLVNFGAFVELLPGVEGLVHISQISHKHIATPHEVLKEGQEVQVKVLDFNPSEKRVSLSIKETEEAPAPTARPERSNSRDRAPKEVLNNPNVSLSNEGLSFTLAERFGDKLDKFKGNN